One window of the Triticum dicoccoides isolate Atlit2015 ecotype Zavitan chromosome 3B, WEW_v2.0, whole genome shotgun sequence genome contains the following:
- the LOC119275907 gene encoding uncharacterized protein LOC119275907 isoform X2, with protein sequence MGRAVTGRRHFFSNQIEQWFEVPQCVVRASPCSPVRSPPPRSGTYLPLSSFSADEHGECLPVSTGSVRGISTPPSLNGSMVGQSGMRTRAARLWRRGSSCCSFSAVCCYGWLASTCLQEQSTPQLVIVPWRWERSAVLYGALFHGSRWSSAAVQLKNMCQAVLCFGQATTSVAPGQRHCASFCRVQYSPHYSTYFQCMQLATRQCAMQQNFCSFFVLLFQNSYGCAHKEKLL encoded by the exons ATGGGAAGAGCAGTGACGGGGAGGCGACACTTCTTCTCCAACCAGATCGAGCAGTGGTTTGAGGTGCCCCAATGTGTCGTGCGTGCCTCCCCTTGCTCCCCCGTTCGCTCACCGCCGCCAAGATCCG GCACCTACCTTCCTCTCTCGAGCTTCTCTGCAGATGAGCATGGGGAGTGCCTCCCTGTGAGCACCGGCTCCGTCCGCGGGATCTCAACTCCCCCCTCTCTCAATGGATCCATGGTGGGGCAGTCCGGCATGCGCACGCGTGCAGCACGGTTGTGGCGTCGAGGCAGCTCATGTTGTTCCTTCAG TGCAGTTTGTTGCTACGGGTGGCTGGCATCAACGTGCCTCCAGGAGCAGTCCACTCCTCAACTCGTCATAGTTCCCTGGCGGTGGGAGAGAAGTGCAGTGCTCTATGGTGCTCTCTTTCACGGGAGCAGGTGGTCATCCGCTGCGGTGCAGCTCAAAAACATGTGCCAGGCAGTTCTGTGCTTTGGCCAGGCGACGACGAGTGTTGCCCCCGGTCAACGCCATTGTGCCTCCTTCTGCCGAGTGCAGTACTCACCTCACTACAGTACATATTTCCAGTGCATGCAGCTCGCAACCCGCCAATGTGCCATGCAGCAAAACTTCTGCAGTTTTTTTGTTCTTTTGTTCCAAAATTCATATGGTTGTGCTCataaagaaaaacttctatag
- the LOC119275907 gene encoding uncharacterized protein LOC119275907 isoform X3 produces the protein MGRAVTGRRHFFSNQIEQWFEVPQCVVRASPCSPVRSPPPRSGTYLPLSSFSADEHGECLPVSTGSVRGISTPPSLNGSMVGQSGMRTRAARLWRRGSSCCSFSLLLRVAGINVPPGAVHSSTRHSSLAVGEKCSALWCSLSREQVVIRCGAAQKHVPGSSVLWPGDDECCPRSTPLCLLLPSAVLTSLQYIFPVHAARNPPMCHAAKLLQFFCSFVPKFIWLCS, from the exons ATGGGAAGAGCAGTGACGGGGAGGCGACACTTCTTCTCCAACCAGATCGAGCAGTGGTTTGAGGTGCCCCAATGTGTCGTGCGTGCCTCCCCTTGCTCCCCCGTTCGCTCACCGCCGCCAAGATCCG GCACCTACCTTCCTCTCTCGAGCTTCTCTGCAGATGAGCATGGGGAGTGCCTCCCTGTGAGCACCGGCTCCGTCCGCGGGATCTCAACTCCCCCCTCTCTCAATGGATCCATGGTGGGGCAGTCCGGCATGCGCACGCGTGCAGCACGGTTGTGGCGTCGAGGCAGCTCATGTTGTTCCTTCAG TTTGTTGCTACGGGTGGCTGGCATCAACGTGCCTCCAGGAGCAGTCCACTCCTCAACTCGTCATAGTTCCCTGGCGGTGGGAGAGAAGTGCAGTGCTCTATGGTGCTCTCTTTCACGGGAGCAGGTGGTCATCCGCTGCGGTGCAGCTCAAAAACATGTGCCAGGCAGTTCTGTGCTTTGGCCAGGCGACGACGAGTGTTGCCCCCGGTCAACGCCATTGTGCCTCCTTCTGCCGAGTGCAGTACTCACCTCACTACAGTACATATTTCCAGTGCATGCAGCTCGCAACCCGCCAATGTGCCATGCAGCAAAACTTCTGCAGTTTTTTTGTTCTTTTGTTCCAAAATTCATATGGTTGTGCTCataa
- the LOC119275907 gene encoding uncharacterized protein LOC119275907 isoform X1, with product MGRAVTGRRHFFSNQIEQWFEVPQCVVRASPCSPVRSPPPRSGTYLPLSSFSADEHGECLPVSTGSVRGISTPPSLNGSMVGQSGMRTRAARLWRRGSSCCSFSLVCVRSAVCCYGWLASTCLQEQSTPQLVIVPWRWERSAVLYGALFHGSRWSSAAVQLKNMCQAVLCFGQATTSVAPGQRHCASFCRVQYSPHYSTYFQCMQLATRQCAMQQNFCSFFVLLFQNSYGCAHKEKLL from the exons ATGGGAAGAGCAGTGACGGGGAGGCGACACTTCTTCTCCAACCAGATCGAGCAGTGGTTTGAGGTGCCCCAATGTGTCGTGCGTGCCTCCCCTTGCTCCCCCGTTCGCTCACCGCCGCCAAGATCCG GCACCTACCTTCCTCTCTCGAGCTTCTCTGCAGATGAGCATGGGGAGTGCCTCCCTGTGAGCACCGGCTCCGTCCGCGGGATCTCAACTCCCCCCTCTCTCAATGGATCCATGGTGGGGCAGTCCGGCATGCGCACGCGTGCAGCACGGTTGTGGCGTCGAGGCAGCTCATGTTGTTCCTTCAG CTTGGTTTGTGTGCGTAGTGCAGTTTGTTGCTACGGGTGGCTGGCATCAACGTGCCTCCAGGAGCAGTCCACTCCTCAACTCGTCATAGTTCCCTGGCGGTGGGAGAGAAGTGCAGTGCTCTATGGTGCTCTCTTTCACGGGAGCAGGTGGTCATCCGCTGCGGTGCAGCTCAAAAACATGTGCCAGGCAGTTCTGTGCTTTGGCCAGGCGACGACGAGTGTTGCCCCCGGTCAACGCCATTGTGCCTCCTTCTGCCGAGTGCAGTACTCACCTCACTACAGTACATATTTCCAGTGCATGCAGCTCGCAACCCGCCAATGTGCCATGCAGCAAAACTTCTGCAGTTTTTTTGTTCTTTTGTTCCAAAATTCATATGGTTGTGCTCataaagaaaaacttctatag